From a region of the Zingiber officinale cultivar Zhangliang chromosome 4B, Zo_v1.1, whole genome shotgun sequence genome:
- the LOC121976214 gene encoding calmodulin-2/4-like isoform X1 — MAEKLTGDQISEFKEAFSLFDKDGDDYTRLKSFDFDFDILFFFVHVSAGCVTTKEIGTVMRSLGQNPTEAELQEMINEVDADGSGTIDFPEFLNLMARKLNGTDSDEELKEAFRVFDKDQNGFISSAELRIVMSNLGEKLTDDEIDDMIREADVDGDGQINYDEFVKVMMTK; from the exons ATGGCGGAGAAGCTCACCGGCGACCAGATCTCCGAGTTCAAGGAGGCCTTCAGCTTATTCGACAAGGATGGAGATG ATTACACTAGATTGAAATCTTTTGATTTCGATTTTGACATTCTGTTCTTTTTCGTTCACGTTTCGGCAGGTTGCGTCACTACCAAAGAGATCGGGACTGTGATGCGTTCACTGGGTCAGAACCCTACGGAGGCAGAGTTACAGGAGATGATAAATGAAGTCGATGCAGATGGCAGTGGGACAATCGACTTTCCCGAGTTCCTCAATCTGATGGCTCGCAAGCTGAACGGCACCGACTCGGACGAGGAGTTGAAAGAAGCCTTTCGAGTTTTTGACAAGGATCAGAACggtttcatctcctctgccgagCTTCGCATTGTCATGAGTAATCTGGGCGAGAAGTTGACGGATGATGAAATCGATGACATGATCCGCGAAGCTGATGTAGACGGCGATGGCCAGATCAACTACGACGAGTTTGTCAAGGTTATGATGACAAAGTGA
- the LOC121976214 gene encoding calmodulin-like isoform X2, whose product MAEKLTGDQISEFKEAFSLFDKDGDGCVTTKEIGTVMRSLGQNPTEAELQEMINEVDADGSGTIDFPEFLNLMARKLNGTDSDEELKEAFRVFDKDQNGFISSAELRIVMSNLGEKLTDDEIDDMIREADVDGDGQINYDEFVKVMMTK is encoded by the exons ATGGCGGAGAAGCTCACCGGCGACCAGATCTCCGAGTTCAAGGAGGCCTTCAGCTTATTCGACAAGGATGGAGATG GTTGCGTCACTACCAAAGAGATCGGGACTGTGATGCGTTCACTGGGTCAGAACCCTACGGAGGCAGAGTTACAGGAGATGATAAATGAAGTCGATGCAGATGGCAGTGGGACAATCGACTTTCCCGAGTTCCTCAATCTGATGGCTCGCAAGCTGAACGGCACCGACTCGGACGAGGAGTTGAAAGAAGCCTTTCGAGTTTTTGACAAGGATCAGAACggtttcatctcctctgccgagCTTCGCATTGTCATGAGTAATCTGGGCGAGAAGTTGACGGATGATGAAATCGATGACATGATCCGCGAAGCTGATGTAGACGGCGATGGCCAGATCAACTACGACGAGTTTGTCAAGGTTATGATGACAAAGTGA